One window from the genome of Pyrobaculum ferrireducens encodes:
- a CDS encoding 4Fe-4S binding protein → MKIYADFSRCVRSFWKASRCSKCVEACPAGALYVGDGRVEVAEDLCVGCGICIGACPTGVYTPAEELGPRISCREGGPCIHALRFEDYVKLVEKYGEVEVDARCDDCKLRDAGGGWRALEEALKAGLRVKVARGRGGDVSRRLLFRRAAAGEPLIKAVRGPPRRFEYSRPLGAEGLRPVVDADRCVLCGVCAGVCPTEAVKVDEESGLVAVDGGRCVECGVCVEACDVGALRLERGDIDVEHYLVEVVQCPNCGTVYAKNRGECPVCGFTTKLIKELYGL, encoded by the coding sequence ATGAAAATCTACGCTGACTTCTCCCGTTGCGTCAGATCCTTCTGGAAGGCCAGCAGATGCTCGAAGTGCGTAGAGGCGTGTCCCGCCGGCGCTTTGTACGTCGGCGACGGCCGGGTGGAGGTGGCGGAGGATCTCTGCGTGGGGTGCGGCATATGCATAGGCGCGTGCCCCACCGGCGTCTACACGCCGGCGGAGGAGCTGGGGCCGAGAATTAGCTGTAGAGAGGGGGGTCCCTGCATACACGCGCTGAGGTTTGAGGACTATGTCAAGCTGGTGGAGAAGTACGGCGAGGTGGAGGTAGACGCTCGTTGCGACGACTGTAAGCTAAGGGACGCCGGCGGCGGCTGGAGGGCCCTAGAGGAGGCTCTGAAGGCCGGCCTCAGGGTGAAGGTGGCCAGGGGGAGGGGAGGCGATGTGAGCAGGAGGCTTCTCTTTAGGCGGGCCGCGGCTGGGGAGCCGTTAATAAAGGCCGTTAGGGGGCCGCCGAGGCGGTTTGAATACAGCAGGCCCCTCGGCGCCGAGGGCCTCCGCCCCGTGGTGGACGCGGATCGCTGCGTCTTGTGCGGGGTGTGCGCCGGCGTCTGCCCCACTGAGGCTGTGAAGGTGGATGAGGAAAGCGGCCTGGTTGCCGTAGACGGTGGGAGGTGTGTGGAGTGCGGCGTCTGTGTCGAGGCCTGCGACGTGGGGGCTCTGAGGCTGGAGAGGGGGGATATCGACGTGGAGCATTATCTTGTGGAGGTCGTGCAGTGCCCCAACTGCGGCACGGTATATGCAAAAAACCGGGGGGAGTGCCCCGTCTGCGGCTTCACCACCAAGTTGATAAAGGAGCTCTATGGCTTGTAG
- a CDS encoding TorD/DmsD family molecular chaperone codes for MSLSPLYRFVSYLLIRELEPDDLPKVRHVVDNLPEPYRGDMLSELDRGDAYLRLRVDFTKTLLMYVHLYESVFVDPSGLMCTDVSAEVLRYYAKFGYEPDLRSARVRCGDHLGLELLFAASLMEEGRREAAADFFERHLGRWGPLAGFAIYRSAATSFYKSLGMLVAELIAEGYENLR; via the coding sequence GTGTCGCTTTCTCCTCTCTACCGCTTCGTCTCCTATCTCTTAATTAGGGAGCTGGAGCCGGACGACTTGCCCAAGGTGAGGCACGTGGTGGACAACCTACCCGAGCCCTACCGGGGGGATATGCTTTCTGAACTTGACAGAGGCGACGCCTATCTAAGGCTTAGGGTTGACTTCACAAAGACTCTTCTCATGTACGTCCACCTCTACGAGTCTGTATTTGTGGATCCCAGCGGCCTTATGTGTACAGACGTGTCTGCGGAGGTGTTGAGGTACTACGCCAAATTCGGCTACGAGCCAGACCTAAGGTCGGCTAGGGTGAGGTGCGGAGACCACCTGGGGCTGGAGCTCCTGTTTGCGGCTAGCCTAATGGAGGAGGGTAGGAGGGAGGCCGCCGCAGACTTTTTCGAGAGGCATCTGGGGAGGTGGGGCCCGCTCGCCGGCTTTGCGATATACAGATCGGCGGCGACCAGCTTCTACAAATCGCTGGGGATGCTGGTGGCTGAGCTAATAGCAGAGGGGTATGAAAATCTACGCTGA